A DNA window from Bradyrhizobium barranii subsp. barranii contains the following coding sequences:
- a CDS encoding type 1 glutamine amidotransferase domain-containing protein, whose product MDLTGKKIAILATNGFEQAELEVPQERLKQAGATVDVVSLAAGEIKGWDQKDWGRPVKVDKTLDEASAADYDAIVLPGGQINPDLLRVEPKALKFIKDIFDAKKVVAAVCHAPWLLIETGIARGRKMTSFRSIKTDVANAGAKWEDAEVVVDQGIITSRNPGDLEAFCAKIVEEVKEGRHTQRSGA is encoded by the coding sequence ATGGATCTGACCGGCAAAAAGATCGCCATTCTCGCCACGAACGGTTTCGAGCAGGCCGAGTTGGAAGTGCCGCAAGAGCGCCTGAAGCAAGCTGGCGCGACGGTCGATGTGGTGTCGCTCGCCGCCGGCGAGATCAAGGGCTGGGACCAGAAGGATTGGGGTCGGCCCGTGAAGGTCGACAAGACGCTCGACGAGGCGTCGGCCGCCGACTACGACGCGATCGTATTGCCTGGCGGGCAGATCAATCCGGATCTCCTGCGCGTCGAGCCCAAGGCGCTGAAGTTCATCAAGGATATCTTCGATGCCAAGAAGGTCGTGGCGGCCGTCTGCCACGCCCCATGGCTTCTCATTGAGACCGGAATCGCAAGAGGTCGCAAGATGACGTCCTTTAGGTCGATTAAGACAGACGTCGCGAATGCCGGTGCGAAGTGGGAAGATGCAGAGGTCGTCGTTGACCAGGGCATCATCACCTCGCGCAACCCGGGCGATCTCGAGGCCTTCTGCGCCAAGATCGTGGAAGAGGTCAAGGAAGGTCGGCACACCCAGCGCAGCGGGGCATGA
- a CDS encoding NUDIX domain-containing protein: protein MGYRRGPRGFEVLLVHPGGPFWRNMDEGAWSIPKGEIDGSAEERAHREFAEELGPATTIGSLEGLGGVQQRGASA from the coding sequence TTGGGCTATCGCCGTGGACCGCGCGGCTTCGAGGTGCTGCTGGTTCACCCTGGCGGTCCATTCTGGCGCAACATGGACGAGGGCGCTTGGTCGATACCGAAAGGAGAGATCGACGGTTCGGCCGAAGAGAGGGCCCATCGCGAATTTGCCGAAGAGCTCGGCCCCGCAACCACGATCGGCTCGCTAGAAGGTCTGGGAGGGGTCCAGCAGCGCGGGGCAAGCGCGTAA
- a CDS encoding DUF3618 domain-containing protein, translating into MTRSVDELRRESERNRAELAATVDRLKQGLSDTKQDLRHMVTPQRIKSEVSDYVSDTAQGWVKELKQKMMNNPLGAVAAGTAVAVPLLRLARGVPLPLLMITAGLALTSKSVRDRAAEAVSPVMDGASRFIDETAERVQEAKSGAQAKLSESQGRAAGAVNDAMDAAKTSADDLKARATEAAGAIGDNITRGMDAIKDSANAAPEQARQIIGDNAALIGGLGIAIGAIIAAALPETKFEDRTAGPASDSLKRAAGEAAESGFETAKDATLSAADAATRSVSEADLGRHASRMTRNLADNLKEAAAEVVDAAFSPSRNSST; encoded by the coding sequence ATGACACGATCGGTGGATGAGCTACGACGCGAGTCCGAGCGTAACCGGGCGGAGCTGGCGGCCACGGTCGACCGTCTGAAGCAGGGACTATCCGACACGAAGCAGGATCTGCGTCACATGGTCACGCCTCAGCGAATTAAATCGGAAGTGTCGGACTATGTGAGCGACACGGCTCAAGGCTGGGTCAAAGAGCTCAAACAGAAAATGATGAATAACCCGCTGGGCGCGGTCGCCGCGGGTACCGCGGTGGCTGTGCCGCTGCTGCGATTGGCCCGAGGGGTGCCCCTGCCGCTTCTCATGATTACTGCGGGCCTCGCTCTTACCTCCAAGAGCGTGCGCGACCGGGCTGCTGAAGCGGTGTCGCCCGTGATGGATGGAGCCAGTCGGTTTATCGACGAAACTGCCGAGAGGGTGCAGGAAGCGAAAAGTGGGGCGCAGGCGAAACTCTCCGAGTCCCAAGGGCGGGCCGCTGGTGCGGTCAACGATGCCATGGATGCGGCCAAGACATCAGCCGACGACCTCAAGGCTCGAGCAACGGAGGCCGCAGGGGCGATCGGTGACAACATCACCAGAGGGATGGACGCCATCAAGGATTCGGCGAACGCCGCTCCAGAACAAGCGCGTCAGATTATCGGTGATAATGCCGCGCTGATCGGAGGACTTGGCATCGCCATCGGCGCAATAATCGCGGCGGCCCTGCCGGAAACGAAGTTCGAAGACCGGACGGCCGGCCCCGCCAGCGATAGCCTGAAGCGCGCTGCAGGCGAAGCAGCTGAATCCGGTTTCGAGACGGCCAAGGATGCGACGTTGTCGGCCGCCGACGCCGCGACAAGGAGCGTGAGTGAAGCCGATCTGGGGCGGCACGCGAGCCGTATGACCCGGAATCTGGCCGACAACCTCAAGGAAGCGGCCGCAGAAGTTGTCGACGCGGCGTTCAGCCCCTCCCGAAATTCTAGCACCTGA
- a CDS encoding NRAMP family divalent metal transporter, with amino-acid sequence MDAAIEPKVQRRKTFRVRNFLSTLGPGLITGASDDDPSGIGTYSQAGAQLGFGIGWTMLLSYPLMAAIQEISGRIGRVTGHGIAGNVCRNFGAAWVWSLVGLLFVANTINIAADLGAMADALKLLIGGPGIAYVVLFGTLSVLAQIFFNYDRYVSVLKWLTLSLFAYVIALAVVKVPWEEALKGVLIPRVSWDAAFLTTLVAILGTTISPYLFVWQSSQEAEEQRIDADKKPLKKDSSDAPEEFRRIRLDTMIGMAFSNLIALSIIVTTAATLHAQGKTDIESSAQAAEALKPIAGPFAELIFALGIVGTGLLAIPVLAGSTAYAIGEGRRWKVGLSRKPKEAIAFYSVLALSGFCGIGLNFTPIDPIKALYWSAVVNGVLAAPVMVLLMVLVRRPKVMGKLVVTGPLYWLGWAATAAMALCIVGMVATMFMGSSS; translated from the coding sequence ATGGATGCGGCGATCGAACCGAAGGTTCAGAGGCGAAAGACGTTCCGCGTCCGCAACTTTCTCTCGACGCTGGGACCAGGCCTCATCACCGGCGCGTCCGACGATGATCCGTCCGGGATAGGCACCTACAGCCAGGCCGGCGCGCAGCTTGGGTTCGGCATCGGTTGGACCATGCTGCTCTCTTACCCCCTCATGGCTGCGATCCAGGAGATCTCCGGACGGATAGGGCGAGTGACCGGCCACGGCATCGCGGGGAATGTATGCCGGAACTTCGGCGCAGCTTGGGTCTGGAGTCTGGTGGGACTGCTTTTCGTCGCCAATACGATCAACATCGCCGCCGATCTCGGCGCGATGGCGGACGCGCTGAAGCTTTTGATCGGAGGTCCCGGCATCGCCTACGTGGTGCTGTTCGGCACTCTGTCGGTCCTCGCCCAAATCTTCTTCAATTACGACCGGTACGTGTCCGTGCTGAAGTGGTTGACGCTTAGCTTGTTCGCCTACGTGATCGCTCTCGCCGTCGTAAAGGTGCCTTGGGAGGAGGCGCTGAAGGGCGTCCTAATCCCCCGCGTAAGCTGGGACGCTGCGTTTTTGACGACGCTCGTCGCCATTCTCGGCACGACGATATCGCCTTATCTCTTCGTCTGGCAGTCGTCGCAAGAAGCCGAGGAGCAGCGAATCGACGCAGACAAGAAGCCTTTAAAGAAGGATTCGTCTGACGCACCGGAAGAATTCCGGCGTATCCGGCTGGACACGATGATCGGCATGGCCTTCTCAAACCTCATCGCGCTTTCCATCATCGTGACGACCGCGGCGACGCTTCACGCCCAGGGCAAGACCGACATCGAAAGTTCGGCGCAAGCGGCGGAAGCCTTGAAGCCGATCGCAGGTCCTTTCGCCGAGCTCATCTTCGCGCTCGGCATCGTCGGGACCGGACTGTTGGCGATCCCTGTCCTGGCCGGCTCAACTGCATACGCCATTGGCGAAGGGCGTCGCTGGAAGGTCGGTCTGTCCCGTAAGCCGAAGGAGGCCATCGCGTTCTACTCCGTGCTGGCACTTTCGGGGTTCTGCGGTATCGGGCTCAACTTCACCCCGATTGATCCGATCAAAGCCCTCTATTGGAGCGCTGTGGTCAACGGAGTGCTGGCCGCGCCTGTGATGGTCCTTCTGATGGTGCTCGTCCGGCGACCGAAGGTCATGGGCAAGCTTGTCGTCACCGGGCCCTTGTACTGGTTGGGCTGGGCGGCGACCGCCGCGATGGCTCTCTGCATCGTTGGCATGGTCGCCACGATGTTCATGGGCTCGTCGTCTTAG
- a CDS encoding cysteine hydrolase family protein, which yields MTKGDELHYGAPRNAVHLCVDMQRMFAGGTDWTMPWLPRVLPNVVAITSAHPERTIFTRFIPAQSPGQGAGMWRRYYERWSSMTIDRLGPEMVDLVQELARFVPPARTFDKYVYSPWTGSGLHAQLREAGVETVIVTGGETDVCVLATVLGAVDWGFRVILVADALCSSADETHDSMMKIYMNRFGQQVECVTTETLLANWPADGRARSL from the coding sequence ATGACGAAGGGTGACGAACTCCACTACGGCGCTCCCCGGAACGCAGTCCATCTCTGCGTCGACATGCAGCGGATGTTCGCGGGAGGTACGGATTGGACGATGCCGTGGCTGCCGCGCGTCCTGCCGAACGTCGTCGCGATCACCTCCGCCCATCCCGAGCGGACAATCTTCACGCGCTTCATCCCGGCGCAAAGCCCAGGCCAGGGCGCCGGCATGTGGCGGCGCTACTACGAACGCTGGAGTTCGATGACTATCGACCGGCTCGGGCCGGAAATGGTCGATCTGGTGCAGGAGCTCGCCCGCTTCGTCCCGCCCGCGCGCACTTTCGACAAGTACGTCTACTCGCCTTGGACAGGGAGCGGCCTGCATGCGCAACTTCGCGAAGCCGGCGTCGAAACCGTCATCGTCACAGGCGGCGAAACCGACGTTTGCGTCCTCGCAACCGTATTGGGCGCGGTCGACTGGGGCTTCCGCGTGATCCTCGTCGCCGATGCGCTTTGCAGCTCGGCAGACGAGACGCATGATTCCATGATGAAGATCTACATGAACCGGTTCGGCCAGCAGGTGGAGTGCGTCACGACCGAAACGCTTCTCGCCAACTGGCCGGCCGACGGCCGGGCTAGGTCCCTCTGA
- a CDS encoding HAD family hydrolase, with protein sequence MEDLELPKAAIFDLDGTLLDSVDLHALAWQEAMVKFGHDVTFEQVRSQIGKGGDKLIPVFLSEQQQNEHGRDLEEWRGNWFKSTYLPLVRSFSAVPKLLQRVRETGLRIAVASSAKKDELKKYLDIAAISGLVDVATSSEDVDESKPAPDIFEVVLKKLDIEGAEAVAIGDTPYDAIAARKAGIPTIGVLCGGFTEHSLREAGCVEVYPGPSTLYARFDDTALAK encoded by the coding sequence ATGGAGGATCTCGAATTGCCTAAAGCAGCCATTTTCGATCTTGACGGCACGCTTCTGGACTCGGTCGATCTCCACGCGCTCGCTTGGCAAGAAGCGATGGTCAAGTTCGGTCACGACGTCACCTTCGAGCAAGTGCGCAGCCAGATCGGGAAAGGCGGCGATAAGCTGATTCCCGTTTTTCTGTCCGAGCAACAGCAGAATGAACACGGCAGAGATCTGGAGGAGTGGCGCGGCAATTGGTTCAAGTCGACTTATCTGCCCCTTGTCCGTTCCTTCTCGGCTGTTCCGAAACTCCTGCAGCGCGTCCGCGAGACCGGTCTCCGCATCGCCGTGGCTTCCTCGGCGAAGAAGGATGAACTGAAGAAGTACCTCGACATCGCGGCCATCTCAGGTCTGGTAGACGTCGCGACGTCCTCAGAAGACGTCGACGAATCCAAACCAGCCCCGGACATCTTTGAGGTCGTGCTAAAGAAGCTAGACATCGAAGGAGCCGAAGCGGTCGCGATTGGCGACACGCCGTACGATGCCATCGCGGCCCGCAAGGCCGGAATCCCGACGATCGGCGTCCTCTGCGGCGGATTTACCGAACATTCGCTGCGGGAGGCCGGGTGCGTCGAAGTGTACCCAGGACCGAGCACCCTCTACGCACGCTTCGACGACACGGCGCTCGCAAAGTAG
- a CDS encoding carbohydrate porin — MNAPRGKTPSQPTFRVPRFKNVNDCDRPVGLTDLLEIGSTVDLPCNIGQFVRLSSRSGSRVSRPHRAYRQVVLSMSVVMLLAAGAAAQEDKKTDDDKPADPDTGESTVEEKTLGILPNPLQKYGVKFAATYIGEAFGNATGGLKQGAIYEGRLNLAVDVDLQKLVGIDKLTFHANMFQIHGDGLSRSNLQNFFVDSGIEALPSTRLYEAYFEKQWGAKKVSLKVGQLAADSEFFNTKYTDVFTNASMGWPAITSLDLPSGGPSPPLAAMGARLLVNVTDQLSLLGGIFDGDQAGPGSGDPQQRNRYGVNFRVNDPPLLLGQIQYAWNNKKGDPNLTGQVKLGGWRHFGSFADQQLASNGVSFAAPGTSAEPLLLAGDIGGWAVFEQQIYRVPHSDDRGIGVFARAAGAPADRNLIDLYADAGLEFIGLRDDRPDDKFGIAAGYAHVSKRAQALDADYRTLVNPSWPIRSFEGLLTAVYQYQIRDGWTVQPNFQYIVHPGGGATLPVGPLAGKILKNASVFGLRTTLKF; from the coding sequence ATGAATGCCCCCAGAGGGAAGACCCCATCACAGCCAACATTTCGCGTGCCGCGATTCAAAAATGTTAACGATTGCGATAGGCCAGTTGGTCTGACCGACCTTTTGGAAATTGGCTCGACGGTGGACTTACCTTGCAATATCGGGCAATTCGTAAGGCTATCTTCGAGATCAGGAAGTCGCGTGTCGAGACCTCACCGAGCCTATAGGCAGGTCGTTCTTTCGATGTCGGTAGTCATGCTCCTGGCAGCTGGCGCCGCGGCCCAGGAGGACAAGAAGACCGACGACGACAAGCCGGCCGATCCGGACACGGGTGAGAGCACCGTGGAGGAAAAGACGCTCGGCATTCTGCCCAATCCGCTGCAGAAGTACGGCGTGAAGTTCGCGGCCACTTACATAGGCGAGGCGTTTGGTAACGCTACCGGCGGCCTGAAACAGGGCGCTATCTACGAAGGTCGCCTCAACCTCGCGGTGGATGTCGACCTGCAGAAGCTCGTCGGCATCGACAAGCTCACTTTTCACGCCAACATGTTCCAGATCCATGGCGACGGTCTATCGCGCAGTAATCTTCAGAACTTCTTCGTCGACAGCGGCATCGAGGCCTTGCCGTCGACGCGACTTTACGAAGCCTATTTCGAGAAGCAATGGGGCGCAAAGAAAGTCTCGTTGAAAGTCGGCCAGCTTGCCGCCGACAGCGAATTCTTCAACACCAAATATACTGACGTGTTCACCAACGCCTCGATGGGTTGGCCCGCGATCACCTCGCTCGATCTTCCCAGCGGCGGACCGTCGCCACCTTTGGCGGCTATGGGCGCAAGGCTGCTGGTCAACGTGACTGACCAACTTTCGCTTCTGGGCGGGATCTTCGACGGCGACCAAGCCGGACCCGGCTCAGGCGACCCGCAGCAGCGCAATCGCTACGGCGTGAATTTTCGCGTCAACGATCCGCCGTTGCTTCTAGGTCAAATTCAGTACGCCTGGAACAACAAGAAGGGCGACCCGAACCTGACCGGCCAGGTCAAGTTGGGCGGCTGGCGCCATTTCGGCTCTTTCGCCGATCAACAGCTCGCGTCTAATGGCGTCTCGTTCGCCGCTCCCGGCACTAGCGCGGAGCCTCTATTGCTGGCAGGAGATATCGGTGGCTGGGCAGTGTTCGAGCAACAGATCTACCGGGTGCCTCACAGCGACGATCGTGGGATCGGTGTCTTCGCAAGGGCCGCTGGCGCGCCCGCCGATCGCAACCTGATCGATCTCTACGCCGATGCCGGCCTCGAGTTCATCGGCCTTCGCGACGACCGGCCCGACGACAAATTCGGGATCGCCGCGGGTTATGCGCATGTCTCAAAACGGGCGCAGGCGCTCGACGCCGACTACCGGACGTTGGTCAATCCAAGCTGGCCGATCCGAAGCTTCGAAGGATTGCTGACGGCCGTCTACCAGTATCAGATCAGGGATGGCTGGACGGTACAGCCGAACTTTCAATACATCGTGCACCCCGGCGGTGGAGCAACATTACCCGTCGGCCCGCTGGCGGGGAAGATTCTCAAGAACGCTTCGGTGTTCGGCCTCAGGACCACACTCAAGTTCTAA
- the uvrA gene encoding excinuclease ABC subunit UvrA, translating into MNKLVSSVGRRDIADGGLVRVRGAREHNLKDVSVEIPRNALVVFTGVSGSGKSSLAFGTLYAEAQRRYLESVSPYARRLFHQMAVPEVDSVEGLPPAVALQQQRGSPTTRSSVGSVTTLSNLLRMLYSRAGDYPRKQPLLYAESFSPNTPEGACPTCHGIGRIHEVSERTLVPDDSLTIRERAVAAWPTAWQGQNLRDILVTLGYDVDRPWRELPKRDRDWILFTDEQPTVPVYAGYTAAETKRALKRKEEPSYQGTFTGARKYVLQTFATTQSAMMKRRVSRFLSSSDCPVCKGKRLKPEALSVTFAGMDIADISRLPLKGFNELLRSHALSGGAASGDHPEKVLVVRRIVEDMLARLDVLLDLGLGYLTSERSTPTLSPGELQRLRLATQVRSNLFGVVYVLDEPSAGLHPADTEALLRALDRLKAAGNSLFVVEHELDVVRRADWIVDVGPGAGEHGGQILYSGPLSGLADVKASRTRLYLFGEAEKRIRKTRSAANWLKLRGVARNNLDSVDVDIPLGVFTCVTGISGSGKSSLISQFLVDTISGGLGQRVDVIDDDDGLEAPIETLGGEITEGFDQIKRLVVVDQKPIGRTPRSNLATYTGLLDHVRKLFASTKQARVRHYDAGRFSFNVAKGRCETCQGEGFVCVELLFLPSVYAPCPTCKGARYNAKTLEIKIRGNSIADVLRMTVDGAFEFFSADESLRRSLGVLSEVGLGYIRLGQSATELSGGEAQRVKLATELQRAQRGGTIYVLDEPTTGLHPSDVAKLMKQLGGLVEAGNTVVVVEHDMSVAAGSDWIIDIGPGAGDEGGKIVAVGTPEQVAAGSRSRTARYLADCIGGSLDRS; encoded by the coding sequence ATGAACAAGCTGGTCAGCTCCGTAGGCAGACGAGACATCGCAGATGGCGGCCTTGTTCGCGTTCGCGGAGCTCGAGAGCATAACCTCAAGGACGTCTCGGTCGAGATTCCTCGCAATGCGCTCGTGGTGTTTACCGGCGTCTCCGGATCCGGAAAATCGTCCTTGGCTTTCGGGACGCTGTATGCAGAGGCCCAGCGTCGCTACCTCGAGTCAGTCTCCCCGTATGCCCGACGGCTTTTTCACCAGATGGCAGTGCCCGAGGTGGATTCAGTAGAGGGGTTACCACCCGCGGTGGCATTGCAGCAGCAGCGCGGCTCGCCGACCACGAGGTCGTCCGTCGGCAGTGTGACCACGTTGTCCAATCTGCTGCGTATGCTCTACTCGCGCGCCGGCGACTATCCGCGCAAGCAGCCCTTGCTTTATGCGGAGTCGTTCTCGCCGAACACGCCCGAGGGCGCCTGTCCCACCTGCCATGGCATCGGCCGGATCCATGAGGTCAGCGAACGCACGCTTGTGCCCGACGACTCCCTCACCATCCGGGAGCGGGCCGTGGCGGCATGGCCGACCGCCTGGCAGGGCCAGAACCTCCGGGACATCCTGGTGACCCTTGGCTACGACGTGGACCGGCCATGGCGCGAGCTTCCGAAGCGGGATCGTGACTGGATCTTGTTCACTGATGAACAGCCGACCGTGCCGGTCTACGCCGGTTACACCGCAGCCGAGACGAAGCGGGCTCTGAAGCGCAAGGAGGAGCCGAGCTACCAAGGCACCTTCACGGGAGCCCGAAAATATGTCCTGCAGACCTTCGCCACGACGCAGAGCGCAATGATGAAGCGACGGGTATCGCGGTTTCTTTCGAGCTCGGACTGCCCTGTCTGCAAGGGTAAGCGGTTGAAGCCGGAGGCTCTGTCGGTCACCTTCGCCGGGATGGACATTGCTGACATCTCGCGATTGCCGCTCAAAGGCTTTAACGAACTTCTGCGATCGCATGCGCTCAGTGGGGGCGCCGCCTCCGGCGACCATCCCGAAAAGGTTTTGGTGGTCCGGCGGATCGTCGAGGACATGCTCGCGCGCCTTGACGTATTGCTCGATCTCGGGCTCGGTTATCTGACGTCGGAACGTAGCACACCGACGCTGTCCCCGGGCGAATTGCAAAGGCTGCGCCTGGCGACGCAGGTTCGATCAAATCTGTTCGGTGTCGTGTACGTACTGGACGAGCCTTCGGCTGGTCTGCATCCGGCGGATACCGAGGCGCTGCTGCGCGCGTTGGACCGTCTCAAGGCTGCCGGCAATTCGCTGTTCGTCGTCGAACACGAGCTTGACGTTGTCAGGCGAGCGGACTGGATTGTCGACGTCGGGCCGGGCGCCGGAGAGCACGGCGGCCAGATCCTGTACAGCGGACCGCTGTCGGGCCTCGCCGACGTGAAGGCGTCGCGAACGCGATTATATTTGTTTGGTGAGGCCGAGAAGCGCATCAGAAAAACGCGTTCAGCAGCCAATTGGTTGAAATTGCGGGGAGTGGCCCGTAACAATCTTGATAGCGTCGACGTGGACATTCCCCTTGGCGTGTTCACATGCGTCACTGGAATATCAGGATCGGGAAAATCCAGTCTCATAAGCCAGTTCCTGGTGGACACGATCAGCGGCGGCCTGGGCCAGCGCGTGGACGTCATCGACGATGACGACGGTCTCGAAGCCCCGATTGAGACCCTGGGTGGGGAGATCACCGAAGGGTTCGACCAGATCAAGCGTCTCGTCGTTGTCGACCAGAAGCCGATCGGGCGCACGCCCCGGTCGAACCTTGCAACCTACACAGGCCTGCTGGACCACGTCCGCAAGCTCTTTGCATCCACGAAGCAGGCGCGCGTCAGGCACTACGATGCCGGCAGGTTTTCGTTCAACGTCGCGAAAGGGCGATGCGAAACCTGCCAAGGTGAGGGCTTCGTCTGTGTCGAGTTGCTCTTCCTTCCCAGCGTTTATGCGCCTTGCCCGACCTGCAAGGGCGCTCGCTACAACGCCAAGACGCTGGAGATCAAGATTCGCGGCAATTCGATCGCCGACGTGCTTAGAATGACCGTCGACGGAGCGTTTGAGTTCTTCTCCGCCGACGAGTCGTTGCGGCGATCGCTGGGTGTCCTCAGCGAGGTCGGCTTGGGCTATATCCGGCTTGGCCAGTCTGCCACGGAGCTGTCGGGAGGGGAGGCGCAGCGTGTCAAGCTTGCCACCGAACTACAGCGGGCTCAGCGAGGGGGTACGATCTATGTTCTGGACGAGCCGACGACAGGGCTGCATCCGTCGGACGTGGCGAAGCTGATGAAGCAACTTGGCGGGCTCGTTGAGGCTGGAAACACCGTCGTCGTCGTCGAACACGACATGTCTGTCGCCGCGGGCAGTGACTGGATCATCGACATCGGCCCGGGGGCCGGCGACGAGGGCGGCAAGATTGTTGCGGTAGGTACGCCGGAGCAGGTTGCAGCCGGCTCTCGAAGTCGAACGGCGCGGTATCTCGCTGATTGCATCGGCGGCTCGCTCGATCGATCTTGA
- a CDS encoding DUF72 domain-containing protein, translating to MSAVAVPGSGGRGRAKAAPALRIGTAGWSIDKRYADGLPASGSNLERYARRLNAVEINSSFRRRHKPSTYERWASSVPEEFRFSVKLPEEITHDRGLVGCDEILKIFAAETAGLGSKLGTWLIQLPPKLAFDAKTFDSFFDLVNGCSDAMVAIEPRNATWFTEEVESRLIERRIARVAADPARVPGSGEPGGWRGLAYFRWHGSPRMYYSDYDRQALFSLGRRLESARLWGAETWCIFDNTAAGAALGNALELS from the coding sequence ATGAGCGCCGTAGCCGTGCCAGGGAGTGGTGGGCGAGGTCGGGCCAAAGCAGCGCCCGCGCTGCGGATCGGTACGGCCGGGTGGAGCATCGATAAACGCTATGCCGACGGACTTCCAGCATCAGGAAGTAATCTCGAACGCTATGCGCGACGTCTAAACGCCGTCGAGATCAATTCCTCGTTCCGAAGAAGGCACAAACCAAGCACATACGAGCGCTGGGCGAGTTCGGTGCCTGAAGAGTTCAGGTTCTCTGTGAAGCTCCCGGAAGAAATCACTCACGATCGGGGCCTGGTCGGCTGCGATGAAATCCTGAAAATCTTTGCGGCTGAAACTGCGGGCTTGGGATCGAAACTCGGGACGTGGCTCATTCAGCTGCCGCCGAAGCTCGCATTCGACGCGAAGACATTCGACAGCTTCTTCGACTTGGTCAATGGATGCAGCGATGCCATGGTCGCGATCGAGCCGCGGAATGCCACTTGGTTCACTGAGGAAGTCGAAAGCAGATTGATTGAACGACGCATCGCGCGGGTGGCAGCGGATCCCGCTAGGGTGCCGGGCTCCGGAGAGCCTGGTGGTTGGCGGGGTCTGGCCTATTTCCGTTGGCATGGGTCCCCCCGCATGTACTATTCCGACTACGACCGCCAGGCCCTTTTCTCACTGGGGCGGCGTCTCGAAAGCGCTCGCCTTTGGGGAGCCGAGACGTGGTGCATCTTCGACAATACGGCGGCTGGGGCCGCATTGGGAAATGCTCTGGAGCTATCGTAG